GCGATGGTACGAACCACACCGCCACCGAGCTGCTGCTGAACTTCCAGCACCAGGCCGTTACAGGTACCTTCACCTGTGATCTTCAGAGCGTCATATACCTGAGGTACGGCATGCTGTGGAAACTCTACGTCCACAACCGCGCCAATTACTTGGACAACAGTACCTGTGCTCATGATTAATCCTCTAAAACTTGTATTCGTTACCTAAGCCTTAAACCGCTGCTGCACCGGAAACAATTTCCGACAGTTCCTGCGTAATCGCAGCCTGACGGGCCTTGTTGTAAACCAGTTGCAGGTCATCGATCAGCGTACCGGCGTTGTCAGTCGCAGCCTTCATCGCCACCATACGGGCAGCCTGTTCAGACGCGATGTTTTCCACAACACCCTGGTACACCTGAGACTCCACATAACGCACCAGCAGAGTATCCAGAAGGTCTTTCGGATCCTGCTCGTAGATGTAGTCCCAGTGATGAGCAATCTCATCATCTTCGGATTTAGGCAAAGGCAGCAGCTGCTCGATCACGGGGGTCTGGGTCATGGTGTTCACAAACTTGTTGAATACCACGTACAGACGATCCAGTTTGCCTTCGTTGTAAGCTTGCAGCATAACGCGCACAGTACCGATCAGGTCGGCGAGCTTGGGAGCATCACCGAGGCCTGAAGCATGGGCCTGTACCTTTCCGCCAAAAGCTTTGAAGAACTGCACACTGCGGGCACCGATGGGGCAGAACTCTACCTCAACACCCTGGGCTTTCCAGTTCTTCACGTCTGACACAACCTTTTTGAACAGGTTGACGTTCAAACCACCACAAAGACCGCGGTCGGATGCTACAACAATGTAGCCGACGCGCTTGGCCTCTCTCACCTCTAAATAGGGGTGTTTGTACTCGAGAGAACCCTGGGCAACGTGACCGATCACCTTACGCATGCTTTCCGCGTATGGACGGCTGGCAGTCATGCGGTCCTGCGCTCTGCGCATTTTGCTGGCTGCCACCATTTCCATGGCGGAAGTGATCTTCTGAGTGTTCTTCACACTCGCGATCTTGGTTTTAATCTCTTTTGCGCCGGCCATCTCTACTCTCCAATCTGGACCTGAGGTGCCTTATGACACCTCGACGATTTTTACCAGGTTTGGGTTGCCACGAACTTGTCGAGACCAGCCTTCAGCTCAGCTTCGATTTCGGCGTTATAGTCGCCGGTATCGTTGATAAGCTTCATCAGGTTGGCATGCTCGGCGTTCATGAATGCGAGCAGAGCGGCTTCGAAATCACCAACTTTCTTCAGAGCAATACCCTTCAGGAAGCCTTTTTCTGCGGCGAAGATCACCACAGCCTGTTCGGCTACGCTCATTGGGGCATATTGCTTCTGCTTCATCAGTTCGGTAACACGCTCACCGTGCTCCAACTGGGCACGAGTTGCATCGTCAAGGTCAGATGCAAACTGAGAGAACGCAGCAAGCTCACGATACTGTGCCAGCGCGGTACGGATACCACCGGACAGTTTCTTGATGATCTTGGTCTGGGCGGCACCACCTACACGGGATACCGAAATACCTGGGTTAACCGCTGGACGCAGGCCAGAGTTAAACAGGTTGGTTTCCAGGAAGATCTGACCATCGGTAATAGAAATTACGTTGGTCGGTACGAACGCAGATACGTCACCGGCTTGGGTTTCGATGATAGGCAGAGCGGTCAAAGAACCGGTCTGGCCAGTCACGGCGCCCTTGGTGAACTTCTCAACGTACTCTTCGTTCACGCGGGAAGCACGTTCCAGCAGACGAGAGTGCAAATAGAATACGTCACCTGGGTAAGCTTCACGTCCTGGTGGACGACGCAGCAGCAGGGAGATCTGACGGTAAGCAACGGCCTGCTTAGACAGGTCATCGTATACGATCAGGGCATCTTCACCGCGGTCACGGAAGTATTCACCCATGGTACAACCAGAGTATGGCGCCAGGAACTGCAGAGCAGCCGCTTCTGAAGCAGAAGCAACAACCACAACAGTGTTAGCCAAAGCACCGTGCTCTTCCAGCT
This sequence is a window from Shewanella zhangzhouensis. Protein-coding genes within it:
- the atpG gene encoding F0F1 ATP synthase subunit gamma; this encodes MAGAKEIKTKIASVKNTQKITSAMEMVAASKMRRAQDRMTASRPYAESMRKVIGHVAQGSLEYKHPYLEVREAKRVGYIVVASDRGLCGGLNVNLFKKVVSDVKNWKAQGVEVEFCPIGARSVQFFKAFGGKVQAHASGLGDAPKLADLIGTVRVMLQAYNEGKLDRLYVVFNKFVNTMTQTPVIEQLLPLPKSEDDEIAHHWDYIYEQDPKDLLDTLLVRYVESQVYQGVVENIASEQAARMVAMKAATDNAGTLIDDLQLVYNKARQAAITQELSEIVSGAAAV
- the atpA gene encoding F0F1 ATP synthase subunit alpha, with translation MQLNSTEISDLIKQRIEQFDVVSEARNEGTIVAVSDGIIRVHGLADVMQGEMIELPGNRYAIALNLERDSVGAVVMGPYADLAEGVKVKTTGRILEVPVGRGLLGRVVNTLGEPIDGKGPIDNDGFAPVEVIAPGVIDRKSVSQPVQTGYKAVDSMIPIGRGQRELIIGDRQTGKTAMAIDAIINQRDSGIKCVYVAVGQKASTIANVVRKLEEHGALANTVVVVASASEAAALQFLAPYSGCTMGEYFRDRGEDALIVYDDLSKQAVAYRQISLLLRRPPGREAYPGDVFYLHSRLLERASRVNEEYVEKFTKGAVTGQTGSLTALPIIETQAGDVSAFVPTNVISITDGQIFLETNLFNSGLRPAVNPGISVSRVGGAAQTKIIKKLSGGIRTALAQYRELAAFSQFASDLDDATRAQLEHGERVTELMKQKQYAPMSVAEQAVVIFAAEKGFLKGIALKKVGDFEAALLAFMNAEHANLMKLINDTGDYNAEIEAELKAGLDKFVATQTW